The window tttatctaataatgataaactCCTAGTATTAAGAAAGTTCTTGTTAGTCTTACTAGCAGTCATGTATTGTATAATATTACAGTACCCCAATATACTTACTGGTgacttatttttattatcatctgCGTCGTTATTATACACAAATAATACAGGCAATTGTTTGTTAGGGGATATATTCATGTTATTAGATCCTATTAGTTCCAATGATAATGAAGCTTGTTCAGAATTATAATACCGTTGTATATAACGGTATAATGCCACGCTTTCTGGTGATATAATACTAGGTTCATCATTTTCCCAGTCCCACCATATATGTAGTTTCATactcatttttcttttttttttttttttttttttttttttttataataatattttgagttattctttttgttaatacttaacaaataaagtttAAAATAGATCCAACCAACTTAGCTAAAGTAAGtattaattgatttatcacattaaaaaaatttttttgcgtgcattttctttttccttttattttctttttttttttttttttaactttgtaAGGCTCTgtattgtaaaaaaaaatgaaaataatttaaatatttgtacCTTTCTActtcaacaaaaacaaacccatatataattaaaataaactcAAACAACACAATGGTTACAAAGAACGATTTTAGTACTTTGGAACCATTCCAATTGCAGTTACctacttttaataaactaTGCCAGGAAGCTTCCATTATAACACAATCTTCAGAGCCACCTGCTGATGAAGATATTGAAAGGATTCGTCAAACTTTCAACTACTTAATGGAAAAATATCCGTATTATCCCATGATTTGGTCcaatattttacaatttgAATTGGActtattgaaaatttcaCAAAGGGAATCTTCTCCAGAAATGGAAGGTTTATTAACCAAATCATTACAATATTGTAATGATATTTCTATTTGgtcaaaatatttacaatacatcaaattgaaaaataatattgttattggtgGGGAGGTTGCTAgaaatattgttattgatgGGTATCAAGTCATTTTAAGTCAATGTGTGTTGTGTGATGTTGGATTTGACAACTTGTGTGATCAGTTTATTGAAgattttttagattttttacTTAATCAATGGAAAccaataaacaaatacGAAAGTTCAATGAGAATTTTAAAAGTCAGAAAAGTTTacaaaaagattttatcGGTACCACATCGCGGAATAGAAAAGTTGTGGAGTCAATACATTGGTTGGGAACAAGAAGTTGACTCATTGAATTGTAGAAAGCATATTAGTGATTTAAGTCCCGAATACATGAAGTGTAGGGCTGGTTTTATGGAATGGGAAAACaaagttttcaaaaaatattttcactACGGTAACGTTACCAATAGACAAGAAAATACTCGTTTTCCTATTTTaagtaataaaacaaataaaagcaGTAATATACAGTTTTGGTTTGATTGGATACATTGGGAAAGAAACAACTCTTCAGAAAACAAAGATACAACTATTACACACAAACGAATTTCCTATATCTATAAGCAAGCTTTGAAATATACTAATTTGGACAGCGAAGAAGTGTGGTTTGCATTTGCTGATTTTGTCAATGCAACTACAAACAACAGCTATAATGAGGCTGAAATATTGAGCAACAATGATAACGGCAACACAATACCAGACAATAATATCGctactactaatactaatactactCCCACTGCCACCactattaacaataataataatataaatgaaTCCAGTAGCTCCAATATGTCAACTAATAACGTTTCAGCTGGAAAAccaatatcattattggaGTATGCAGTGATTGCAGTTCCAACATCGCGAATATTAAGGGTAAAATTAAGCGAATTTTATGAGTTGAGTAAAGTGGGAACAGAAGACCACATCAAATCTGTTTTTGAAGATGGAATCCAATCCTTACAACATATGATTAATATTGTTAGTAATAATGGTGAAGGGACATTGATTCAGTATAAAAAACACTTGACTACCTTGTTTTGTTCGTATATGTATACTATGAACAGAATCGAGGGGTTATCTGGCGCTCGTAAAGTTTTCAGTAAGTGTCGTAAACTGAAACAgcaattaaattattttatctatttaGAAAATGCTAAAATTGAGTATAATG is drawn from Saccharomycodes ludwigii strain NBRC 1722 chromosome V, whole genome shotgun sequence and contains these coding sequences:
- the RNA14 gene encoding cleavage polyadenylation factor subunit RNA14 (similar to Saccharomyces cerevisiae YMR061W | RNA14 | poly(A) mRNA metabolism), whose product is MVTKNDFSTLEPFQLQLPTFNKLCQEASIITQSSEPPADEDIERIRQTFNYLMEKYPYYPMIWSNILQFELDLLKISQRESSPEMEGLLTKSLQYCNDISIWSKYLQYIKLKNNIVIGGEVARNIVIDGYQVILSQCVLCDVGFDNLCDQFIEDFLDFLLNQWKPINKYESSMRILKVRKVYKKILSVPHRGIEKLWSQYIGWEQEVDSLNCRKHISDLSPEYMKCRAGFMEWENKVFKKYFHYGNVTNRQENTRFPILSNKTNKSSNIQFWFDWIHWERNNSSENKDTTITHKRISYIYKQALKYTNLDSEEVWFAFADFVNATTNNSYNEAEILSNNDNGNTIPDNNIATTNTNTTPTATTINNNNNINESSSSNMSTNNVSAGKPISLLEYAVIAVPTSRILRVKLSEFYELSKVGTEDHIKSVFEDGIQSLQHMINIVSNNGEGTLIQYKKHLTTLFCSYMYTMNRIEGLSGARKVFSKCRKLKQQLNYFIYLENAKIEYNAGVSNANTGTAFKVLELGLKIFSGDGNYIIEYLKFLIDHNQPSSDIKTIFENHCDKILDMKLREQLYLLMMNYEWKIGGDLNKVLKLSERYKECFIDVDSSATKETELFEMFKESRLMDMDLRGLMRASDGKNAITDEIFDNKANLEINNHVEKNGTSVSNKSYNEGENYNPLKDIKNGNALITDSNASIPSHQVIELPPEIAELLQMLPKSKYFPKIVLDPKKLVDYLNAKIDLSQQKH